The following proteins come from a genomic window of Portunus trituberculatus isolate SZX2019 chromosome 35, ASM1759143v1, whole genome shotgun sequence:
- the LOC123513182 gene encoding FYVE and coiled-coil domain-containing protein 1-like isoform X5, translating into MAPVGEDDPQGIIDSALAMEENTSEVAVLNQRLISLEQDNDMLRASCSALQSQLDQVKSTDAVVPSTGMGENSQVISSANDRCHQCELLTEELRVTKSQNEDLENLRRQLEEQVCSLQLQQDQFEAQEKDLNSEIKCLQEKLNQAHIASRTLDSCVSGVTETDNVPDLPVVTVGSEKTQVPDSDGSESHVATDSTVSAQESLEQCQSMLRELEKENKLLQEQCNAAEVEKTMLRTNIRKVSANWFERKTRLSDSDSESHLGGEGLSVHQDFSCSKNEIGVQVPDFVPEKCSLFKKMEDVPNLLAELSYTTDKLDLTERMCSELKRRVKEYENVIDDQEVVIHGLKDQLDTYFNDNRKMSEQLRTLNKLFEDLELTEKRKVNNVNPPDTISTVFSSLPSEEDFKEMSHSVSKTYTKLKELIMEKKSLVTEIERLKVLNVELQRRVSQQENRLLSVSDALHSTWLLVSDMKEQHAQLHASESILRYELKDKKELLHRLREELECSREQWHKIRKMNSESEEAWNSLREELNERRRKANEVVSPDSEGKEKEEIEGATAVVQPSDEFEPPVDLLLDMAIEYGIIDADDDASTAMVAAMEGEDMHASRLEDLEDQCSYLYQKLMASTARSLTLASRLTALHQHYGSSDEDEDEEDEDDDDDDMDDEYDNHDYEELDNNDIHNFDSEILSPEPESSDTAYMSEADTGSAASGLAGNLSEEEGATAAGSADEAFTAMEEATDVEGDLSKRLINFLPKKIEILNQENKKLQERCRLLQEEKTASETHLTEMLEREQNLRRVLEAKLEHLGKIVDELKLERNGKISEVEEELKQKVASLNQQEQEYECLKEEVDTLKEQLEERGNLLHIASSRVTELESTLKVHEKSSEETFNCLKQAEEQVKELQITHSKQNQEHEKMKKEIETLTVQLADLRFQVSSKDMECDAAIKADQEKTEALTAAALQINEQEAKINHLEQQATTDKKAWQNEVENLLSRETKLQEDIKERNLHCSSIEERLLQAEAKLKVTQNTLTETQGELKSTQDNSTQLSSDNEQLREKILQLLREKDALWHANVRLEAAAGGNRTWMDNSSAQKCLGCSVSFSLTRRRHHCRTCGRIFCTGCSDNWIMTPASSKRVRVCDDCFSVQAELAAIVATVANTTSSWHGSDETSEQSATGVQASSSAKSLPITNRQPNDDDFAVISDDEVQSSRLSSSPSSGSPPSNPEVVPETRATADILTFSSLSSQPPTDFEAWVGAGSRSLVPVELPAGVTLQWNFVSEPKCISFSVLHQPPPLNNQEPGDEGVSVSQRVLIPTTRVASTQGSSVRGRLVTKQPGVYTLVFDNASSRYTAKKITYSLRLLKQSGEDSMSQHPSSSSVSHPSP; encoded by the exons ATGGCTCCTGTGGGTGAGGATGACCCTCAGGGAATCATAGACTCTGCATTGGCCATGGAAGAGAACACCTCAGAGGTAGCTGTCCTTAACCAACGCCTGATTTCCCTTGAACAGGACAATGACATGCTGCGTGCATCATGTTCTGCCCTTCAGTCCCAGTTAGATCAG GTTAAGAGTACAGATGCAGTAGTGCCGTCCACTGGTATGGGTGAGAATAGTCAGGTAATTTCCTCAGCAAATGACAGATGTCATCAGTGTGAACTCTTGACTGAGGAACTGAGGGTCACCAAGTCTCAGAATGAGGACTTGGAGAATCTCAGACGCCAACTGGAAGAACAGGTCTGTTCTCTCCAGTTACAGCAAGATCAGTTTGAAGCTCAAGAAAAAGATCTTAACAGTGAGATTAAATGCTTGCAAGAAAAACTGAACCAGGCACATATTGCCAGTAGAACTTTAGACAGTTGTGTGTCAGGTGTGACAGAAACAGACAATGTGCCAGATTTGCCTGTTGTAACTGTTGGGTCAGAAAAAACACAAGTACCAGACTCTGACGGGTCAGAGTCTCACGTTGCCACAGACTCCACAGTCAGTGCTCAGGAATCATTGGAACAGTGCCAATCAATGTTAAGGGagctggagaaagaaaacaagctgCTACAG GAGCAGTGTAATGCTGCAGAGGTAGAGAAGACCATGCTGAGAACAAATATAAGGAAGGTGAGTGCTAACTGGTTTGAACGCAAGACTCGACTGAGTGATAGTGACTCCGAGTCTCACCTAGGTGGTGAAGGCCTCTCTGTGCATCAGGACTTCTCTTGTAGCAAAAATGAGATTGGGGTGCAGGTGCCAGATTTTGTGCCAGAGAAGTGTAGTTTGTTTAAGAAAATGGAGGATGTTCCCAATCTTTTAGCAGAACTCTCATATACTACAGACAAACTTGATCTCACTGAGAGAATGTGTAGTGAACTTAAAAGGCGtgtaaaagaatatgaaaatgttattGATGATCAAGAAGTAGTTATTCATGGCTTAAAAGATCAACTAGATACTTATTTCAATGATAACCGAAAAATGTCAGAACAGCTACGTACCTTAAACAAACTGTTTGAAGATCTTGAGTTgactgagaaaagaaaagtgaacaaTGTCAATCCTCCAGACACCATCAGTACAGTGTTTAGTAGCCTTCCTTCAGAGGAAGACTTTAAGGAAATGTCACATAGTGTCAGCAAAACCTACACTAAATTAAAAGAGCTTATTATGGAGAAGAAATCCCTTGTTACTGAAATTGAGAGATTAAAAGTTCTTAATGTTGAGTTGCAGCGACGGGTGAGTCAGCAGGAAAATAGGCTTCTGAGTGTGTCTGATGCATTGCATTCCACCTGGCTGCTAGTGTCTGACATGAAGGAGCAGCATGCTCAGCTACATGCCTCTGAGTCCATCCTGCGTTATGAActgaaagacaagaaggagcTGCTTCATCGCCTACGGGAGGAGCTAGAATGCTCTCGTGAACAGTGGCATAAAATCAGAAAAATGAACTctgagagtgaggaagcctgGAATAGTCTAAGAGAGGAACTGAATGAGAGGAGACGCAAAGCTAATGAAGTAGTTTCTCCtgacagtgaagggaaggaaaaagaggagattgAAGGAGCCACTGCAGTTGTACAACCTTCAGATGAGTTTGAGCCACCCGTGGACCTCTTGTTAGACATGGCAATTGAATATGGGATtattgatgctgatgatgatgcttcCACAGCCATGGTAGCAGCTATGGAGGGGGAAGATATGCATGCATCTCGCTTAGAGGATCTGGAAGACCAGTGCAGTTACCTTTATCAAAAGTTAATGGCTTCCACAGCAAGATCTCTGACTTTAGCATCCAGGTTAACTGCCCTGCACCAACACTATGGTTCaagtgatgaggatgaggatgaggaggatgaagatgatgatgatgatgacatggATGATGAATATGACAATCATGACTATGAAGAACTTGACAATAATGATATTCACAATTTTGATTCTGAGATTTTAAGTCCAGAACCTGAAAGTTCAGACACGGCATACATGAGTGAGGCAGACACAGGTTCAGCTGCCTCAGGCCTTGCTGGGAATCTCTCTGAGGAAGAGGGAGCCACAGCTGCAGGAAGTGCTGATGAAGCTTTTACTGCTATGGAAGAAGCTACGGATGTAGAAGGTGATCTTAGCAAGCGCCTTATTAATTTCTTgccaaaaaaaatagagattctTAATCAAGAGAACAAGAAGTTGCAGGAGCGATGTAGGTTGCTTCAGGAAGAGAAGACTGCTTCAGAGACTCACCTAACTGAGATGCTGGAGAGGGAGCAGAATCTCAGGCGTGTGCTGGAAGCAAAGCTGGAGCACTTGGGAAAAATTGTTGATGAACTCAAGCTTGAACGAAATGGCAAG ATCAGTGAAGTTGAGGAGGAGCTGAAGCAGAAGGTGGCTTCCCTCAATCAGCAGGAGCAAGAGTATGAATGTCTAAAGGAGGAAGTTGACACCTTGAAGGAACAGCTGGAAGAGCGAGGAAATCTGCTGCACATTGCTTCCAGCCGTGTTACTGAG cttgaaTCTACCCTAAAAGTACATGAGAAAAGCTCTGAAGAGACATTTAATTGCTTGAAACAGGCAGAAGAGCAG GTGAAGGAGTTGCAGATTACTCATAGTAAACAGAACCAAGAgcatgagaaaatgaagaaagaaatagagaccCTGACTGTACAACTTGCAGATCTCAGATTCCAGGTTTCCTCTAAAGATATGGAGTGTGATGCTGCAATCAAG GCAGACCAAGAAAAAACGGAGGctctcactgctgctgctttgcAAATCAATGAGCAAGAGGCTAAGATTAACCACTTGGAGCAACAGGCAACAACAGATAAGAAAGCTTGGCAAAATGAGGTGGAGAACTTGTTATCTAGGGAGACCAAGCTACAAGAAGACATCAAAGAAAGGAATCTTCATTGCTCTTCCATTGAAGAGAGGCTCCTGCAG GCTGAGGCAAAGCTGAAGGTGACACAGAACACTCTTACTGAGACCCAGGGTGAACTGAAGTCCACACAggacaactcaactcaactttCCAGTGACAATGAGCAGCTCagagaaaaaatattgcaaTTACTAAG GGAGAAGGATGCCCTGTGGCATGCTAATGTGCGTCTTGAGGCGGCAGCAGGTGGTAACCGCACCTGGATGGATAACAGCAGTGCCCAGAAGTGCCTTGGCTGTAGTGTGTCTTTCTCCTTGACACGCAGGCGTCACCACTGTCGCACCTGTGGACGTATCTTCTGTACTGGGTGTTCTGATAACTGGATCATGACCCCTGCATCCAG CAAGCGTGTAAGGGTATGCGATGACTGTTTCTCCGTCCAGGCTGAACTGGCAGCCATTGTTGCCACTGTTGCCAACACCACGTCATCATGGCATGGAA GTGATGAAACCTCAGAACAAAGTGCAACAGGAGTTCAGGCTTCTAGTAGTGCAAAGTCACTCCCCATCACTAACAGACAGCcaaatgatgatgattttgCAGTAATATCAGATGATGAAGTTCAAAGTTCCAGATTATCCTCCAGCCCCAGCAGTGGCTCTCCTCCAAGTAATCCTGAAGTTGTTCCAGAAACTCGGGCTACAGCAGACATcctcaccttttcctccctctcctctcaaccACCCACTGATTTTGAg GCTTGGGTGGGAGCAGGGTCAAGGTCACTGGTGCCTGTTGAGTTACCAGCTGGAGTTACACTTCAATGGAATTTCGTCTCTGAACCTAAA TGCATATCATTCTCCGTATTGCATCAACCTCCACCACTTAATAACCAAGAACCAGGAGATGAGGGAGTTTCAGTCAGTCAGCGAGTGTTGATTCCTACCACAAGGGTTGCTTCAACTCAAGGTTCTTCAGTAAGAGGTCGCTTAGTGACCAAACAGCCTGGAGTGTACACACTTGTGTTTGACAATGCTTCTTCAAG GTACACTGCTAAGAAAATAACTTACAGTCTCAGACTTCTTAAACAAAGTGGTGAAGATTCTATGTCTCAACATCCCTCTTCATCATCAGTCTCCCACCCATCACCTTGA
- the LOC123513182 gene encoding FYVE and coiled-coil domain-containing protein 1-like isoform X4: MSLSSLYSHVSQLSEAVGIQSPNSPTMAPVGEDDPQGIIDSALAMEENTSEVAVLNQRLISLEQDNDMLRASCSALQSQLDQVKSTDAVVPSTGMGENSQVISSANDRCHQCELLTEELRVTKSQNEDLENLRRQLEEQVCSLQLQQDQFEAQEKDLNSEIKCLQEKLNQAHIASRTLDSCVSGVTETDNVPDLPVVTVGSEKTQVPDSDGSESHVATDSTVSAQESLEQCQSMLRELEKENKLLQEQCNAAEVEKTMLRTNIRKVSANWFERKTRLSDSDSESHLGGEGLSVHQDFSCSKNEIGVQVPDFVPEKCSLFKKMEDVPNLLAELSYTTDKLDLTERMCSELKRRVKEYENVIDDQEVVIHGLKDQLDTYFNDNRKMSEQLRTLNKLFEDLELTEKRKVNNVNPPDTISTVFSSLPSEEDFKEMSHSVSKTYTKLKELIMEKKSLVTEIERLKVLNVELQRRVSQQENRLLSVSDALHSTWLLVSDMKEQHAQLHASESILRYELKDKKELLHRLREELECSREQWHKIRKMNSESEEAWNSLREELNERRRKANEVVSPDSEGKEKEEIEGATAVVQPSDEFEPPVDLLLDMAIEYGIIDADDDASTAMVAAMEGEDMHASRLEDLEDQCSYLYQKLMASTARSLTLASRLTALHQHYGSSDEDEDEEDEDDDDDDMDDEYDNHDYEELDNNDIHNFDSEILSPEPESSDTAYMSEADTGSAASGLAGNLSEEEGATAAGSADEAFTAMEEATDVEGDLSKRLINFLPKKIEILNQENKKLQERCRLLQEEKTASETHLTEMLEREQNLRRVLEAKLEHLGKIVDELKLERNGKISEVEEELKQKVASLNQQEQEYECLKEEVDTLKEQLEERGNLLHIASSRVTELESTLKVHEKSSEETFNCLKQAEEQVKELQITHSKQNQEHEKMKKEIETLTVQLADLRFQVSSKDMECDAAIKADQEKTEALTAAALQINEQEAKINHLEQQATTDKKAWQNEVENLLSRETKLQEDIKERNLHCSSIEERLLQAEAKLKVTQNTLTETQGELKSTQDNSTQLSSDNEQLREKILQLLREKDALWHANVRLEAAAGGNRTWMDNSSAQKCLGCSVSFSLTRRRHHCRTCGRIFCTGCSDNWIMTPASSKRVRVCDDCFSVQAELAAIVATVANTTSSWHGSDETSEQSATGVQASSSAKSLPITNRQPNDDDFAVISDDEVQSSRLSSSPSSGSPPSNPEVVPETRATADILTFSSLSSQPPTDFEAWVGAGSRSLVPVELPAGVTLQWNFVSEPKCISFSVLHQPPPLNNQEPGDEGVSVSQRVLIPTTRVASTQGSSVRGRLVTKQPGVYTLVFDNASSRYTAKKITYSLRLLKQSGEDSMSQHPSSSSVSHPSP; the protein is encoded by the exons atgtcactctcctctctctattctcaCGTCTCGCAG CTGAGTGAGGCTGTGGGTATACAGTCCCCAAACAGCCCCACCATGGCTCCTGTGGGTGAGGATGACCCTCAGGGAATCATAGACTCTGCATTGGCCATGGAAGAGAACACCTCAGAGGTAGCTGTCCTTAACCAACGCCTGATTTCCCTTGAACAGGACAATGACATGCTGCGTGCATCATGTTCTGCCCTTCAGTCCCAGTTAGATCAG GTTAAGAGTACAGATGCAGTAGTGCCGTCCACTGGTATGGGTGAGAATAGTCAGGTAATTTCCTCAGCAAATGACAGATGTCATCAGTGTGAACTCTTGACTGAGGAACTGAGGGTCACCAAGTCTCAGAATGAGGACTTGGAGAATCTCAGACGCCAACTGGAAGAACAGGTCTGTTCTCTCCAGTTACAGCAAGATCAGTTTGAAGCTCAAGAAAAAGATCTTAACAGTGAGATTAAATGCTTGCAAGAAAAACTGAACCAGGCACATATTGCCAGTAGAACTTTAGACAGTTGTGTGTCAGGTGTGACAGAAACAGACAATGTGCCAGATTTGCCTGTTGTAACTGTTGGGTCAGAAAAAACACAAGTACCAGACTCTGACGGGTCAGAGTCTCACGTTGCCACAGACTCCACAGTCAGTGCTCAGGAATCATTGGAACAGTGCCAATCAATGTTAAGGGagctggagaaagaaaacaagctgCTACAG GAGCAGTGTAATGCTGCAGAGGTAGAGAAGACCATGCTGAGAACAAATATAAGGAAGGTGAGTGCTAACTGGTTTGAACGCAAGACTCGACTGAGTGATAGTGACTCCGAGTCTCACCTAGGTGGTGAAGGCCTCTCTGTGCATCAGGACTTCTCTTGTAGCAAAAATGAGATTGGGGTGCAGGTGCCAGATTTTGTGCCAGAGAAGTGTAGTTTGTTTAAGAAAATGGAGGATGTTCCCAATCTTTTAGCAGAACTCTCATATACTACAGACAAACTTGATCTCACTGAGAGAATGTGTAGTGAACTTAAAAGGCGtgtaaaagaatatgaaaatgttattGATGATCAAGAAGTAGTTATTCATGGCTTAAAAGATCAACTAGATACTTATTTCAATGATAACCGAAAAATGTCAGAACAGCTACGTACCTTAAACAAACTGTTTGAAGATCTTGAGTTgactgagaaaagaaaagtgaacaaTGTCAATCCTCCAGACACCATCAGTACAGTGTTTAGTAGCCTTCCTTCAGAGGAAGACTTTAAGGAAATGTCACATAGTGTCAGCAAAACCTACACTAAATTAAAAGAGCTTATTATGGAGAAGAAATCCCTTGTTACTGAAATTGAGAGATTAAAAGTTCTTAATGTTGAGTTGCAGCGACGGGTGAGTCAGCAGGAAAATAGGCTTCTGAGTGTGTCTGATGCATTGCATTCCACCTGGCTGCTAGTGTCTGACATGAAGGAGCAGCATGCTCAGCTACATGCCTCTGAGTCCATCCTGCGTTATGAActgaaagacaagaaggagcTGCTTCATCGCCTACGGGAGGAGCTAGAATGCTCTCGTGAACAGTGGCATAAAATCAGAAAAATGAACTctgagagtgaggaagcctgGAATAGTCTAAGAGAGGAACTGAATGAGAGGAGACGCAAAGCTAATGAAGTAGTTTCTCCtgacagtgaagggaaggaaaaagaggagattgAAGGAGCCACTGCAGTTGTACAACCTTCAGATGAGTTTGAGCCACCCGTGGACCTCTTGTTAGACATGGCAATTGAATATGGGATtattgatgctgatgatgatgcttcCACAGCCATGGTAGCAGCTATGGAGGGGGAAGATATGCATGCATCTCGCTTAGAGGATCTGGAAGACCAGTGCAGTTACCTTTATCAAAAGTTAATGGCTTCCACAGCAAGATCTCTGACTTTAGCATCCAGGTTAACTGCCCTGCACCAACACTATGGTTCaagtgatgaggatgaggatgaggaggatgaagatgatgatgatgatgacatggATGATGAATATGACAATCATGACTATGAAGAACTTGACAATAATGATATTCACAATTTTGATTCTGAGATTTTAAGTCCAGAACCTGAAAGTTCAGACACGGCATACATGAGTGAGGCAGACACAGGTTCAGCTGCCTCAGGCCTTGCTGGGAATCTCTCTGAGGAAGAGGGAGCCACAGCTGCAGGAAGTGCTGATGAAGCTTTTACTGCTATGGAAGAAGCTACGGATGTAGAAGGTGATCTTAGCAAGCGCCTTATTAATTTCTTgccaaaaaaaatagagattctTAATCAAGAGAACAAGAAGTTGCAGGAGCGATGTAGGTTGCTTCAGGAAGAGAAGACTGCTTCAGAGACTCACCTAACTGAGATGCTGGAGAGGGAGCAGAATCTCAGGCGTGTGCTGGAAGCAAAGCTGGAGCACTTGGGAAAAATTGTTGATGAACTCAAGCTTGAACGAAATGGCAAG ATCAGTGAAGTTGAGGAGGAGCTGAAGCAGAAGGTGGCTTCCCTCAATCAGCAGGAGCAAGAGTATGAATGTCTAAAGGAGGAAGTTGACACCTTGAAGGAACAGCTGGAAGAGCGAGGAAATCTGCTGCACATTGCTTCCAGCCGTGTTACTGAG cttgaaTCTACCCTAAAAGTACATGAGAAAAGCTCTGAAGAGACATTTAATTGCTTGAAACAGGCAGAAGAGCAG GTGAAGGAGTTGCAGATTACTCATAGTAAACAGAACCAAGAgcatgagaaaatgaagaaagaaatagagaccCTGACTGTACAACTTGCAGATCTCAGATTCCAGGTTTCCTCTAAAGATATGGAGTGTGATGCTGCAATCAAG GCAGACCAAGAAAAAACGGAGGctctcactgctgctgctttgcAAATCAATGAGCAAGAGGCTAAGATTAACCACTTGGAGCAACAGGCAACAACAGATAAGAAAGCTTGGCAAAATGAGGTGGAGAACTTGTTATCTAGGGAGACCAAGCTACAAGAAGACATCAAAGAAAGGAATCTTCATTGCTCTTCCATTGAAGAGAGGCTCCTGCAG GCTGAGGCAAAGCTGAAGGTGACACAGAACACTCTTACTGAGACCCAGGGTGAACTGAAGTCCACACAggacaactcaactcaactttCCAGTGACAATGAGCAGCTCagagaaaaaatattgcaaTTACTAAG GGAGAAGGATGCCCTGTGGCATGCTAATGTGCGTCTTGAGGCGGCAGCAGGTGGTAACCGCACCTGGATGGATAACAGCAGTGCCCAGAAGTGCCTTGGCTGTAGTGTGTCTTTCTCCTTGACACGCAGGCGTCACCACTGTCGCACCTGTGGACGTATCTTCTGTACTGGGTGTTCTGATAACTGGATCATGACCCCTGCATCCAG CAAGCGTGTAAGGGTATGCGATGACTGTTTCTCCGTCCAGGCTGAACTGGCAGCCATTGTTGCCACTGTTGCCAACACCACGTCATCATGGCATGGAA GTGATGAAACCTCAGAACAAAGTGCAACAGGAGTTCAGGCTTCTAGTAGTGCAAAGTCACTCCCCATCACTAACAGACAGCcaaatgatgatgattttgCAGTAATATCAGATGATGAAGTTCAAAGTTCCAGATTATCCTCCAGCCCCAGCAGTGGCTCTCCTCCAAGTAATCCTGAAGTTGTTCCAGAAACTCGGGCTACAGCAGACATcctcaccttttcctccctctcctctcaaccACCCACTGATTTTGAg GCTTGGGTGGGAGCAGGGTCAAGGTCACTGGTGCCTGTTGAGTTACCAGCTGGAGTTACACTTCAATGGAATTTCGTCTCTGAACCTAAA TGCATATCATTCTCCGTATTGCATCAACCTCCACCACTTAATAACCAAGAACCAGGAGATGAGGGAGTTTCAGTCAGTCAGCGAGTGTTGATTCCTACCACAAGGGTTGCTTCAACTCAAGGTTCTTCAGTAAGAGGTCGCTTAGTGACCAAACAGCCTGGAGTGTACACACTTGTGTTTGACAATGCTTCTTCAAG GTACACTGCTAAGAAAATAACTTACAGTCTCAGACTTCTTAAACAAAGTGGTGAAGATTCTATGTCTCAACATCCCTCTTCATCATCAGTCTCCCACCCATCACCTTGA